A stretch of the Salarias fasciatus chromosome 3, fSalaFa1.1, whole genome shotgun sequence genome encodes the following:
- the gmpr2 gene encoding GMP reductase 2: MPRIENDIKLDFKDVLLRPKRSTLKSRSEVDLMRSFTFRNSKGSYRGIPIIAANMDTVGTFEMALALHNFSVFTTIHKHYSVDEWVEFAAKHPECAESVAVSTGTGDTDFDRISSILTAVPMIKYICVDVANGYSEHFVHFVRDVREKFPSHTIMAGNVVTGEMVEELILAGADIIKVGIGPGSVCTTRKKTGVGYPQLSAVIECADAAHGLGGHIISDGGCTCPGDVSKAFGAGADFVMLGGMLAGHMESGGEIIEKNGKKFKLFYGMSSDTAMKKHAGGVADYRASEGKTVEVPYKGPVDETIRDILGGVRSTCTYVGAAKLKELSRRTTFIRVTQQLNTVFGSDS, translated from the exons ATGCCTCGCATTGAGAACGACATCAAGCTGGACTTCAAGGATGTGCTCCTCCGGCCCAAGCGCAGCACCCTCAAGTCTCGGAGCGAG GTGGACCTGATGAGGAGCTTCACCTTCAGGAACTCTAAAGGCAGCTACAGGGGGATTCCCATCATCGCCGCTAACATGGACACCGTGGGGACCTTCGAGATGGCTCTGGCTCTGCACAAC TTTTCTGTCTTCACGACCATTCACAAACACTACTCCGTGGACGAGTGGGTGGAGTTTGCAGCCAAGCATCCTGAATGCGCAGAG AGCGTCGCGGTCAGCACCGGCACCGGCGACACCGACTTCGACCGCATCTCGTCCATCCTGACGGCCGTGCCCATGATCAAGTACATCTGCGTGGACGTGGCCAACGGCTACTCCGAGCACTTCGTCCACTTCGTGCGGGACGTCAGGGAGAAGTTCCCGTCTCACACCATCATG GCGGGAAACGTGGTGACGGGGGagatggtggaggagctgatccTCGCCGGGGCCGACATCATCAAAGTGGGCATCGGACCAG GCTCCGTGTGCACCACCCGCAAGAAGACGGGCGTGGGTTACCCCCAGCTCAGCGCCGTGATCGAGTGTGCGGACGCGGCACACGGCCTGGGCGGACACATCATCTCT GATGGAGGATGCACATGCCCCGGGGACGTCTCCAAGGCTTTCG GAGCCGGGGCGGACTTCGTCATGCTGGGCGGGATGCTGGCCGGCCACATGGAAAGTGGCGGCGAGATCATCGAGAAAAACGGCAAGAAATTCAAGCTGTTCTACGGGATGAGCTCGGACACGGCCATGAAGAAACACGCGGGGGGCGTGGCCGACTACAG GGCGTCCGAGGGGAAGACTGTGGAGGTTCCCTACAAAGGCCCGGTGGACGAGACGATTCGAGACATCCTGGGAGGGGTCCGATCCACCTGCACCTACGTCGGCGCCGCCAAactgaaggagctgagccgCCGGACCACTTTCATCCGGGTCACCCAGCAGCTCAACACGGTGTTCGGCAGCGAcagctga
- the cideb gene encoding lipid transferase CIDEB — protein MDTTSTFIKNVTKRVWSPTQRPFRVCNHNRESRKGLTAGTLEELKEKACQALLLTLSAVSLTLVCEEDGTEVDSDEFLITLPDNTMLMALRPGQTWKPLPGALVPKSQDRGKPRTGKDIAQVTFDLYKLSPKDMFGSLSVKATFQGLYSVSADFQCLGPKKVIREVLRLASTLLQAAGHLLITSASMIRRVIEGAELWQPQRAEYTATWN, from the exons ATGGATACCACATCAACATTCATCAA AAATGTCACCAAGCGAGTGTGGTCCCCAACACAGCGGCCTTTCAGAGTGTGTAATCACAACAGGGAGAGCAGGAAGGGTCTCACGGCCGGgaccctggaggagctgaaggagaag GCCTGCCAGGCCCTGCTGCTGACCCTGTCTGCAGTGTCACTGACCCTGGTGTGTGAGGAGGACGGCACGGAGGTCGACTCCGACGAATTTCTCATCACCTTACCGGACAATACCATGCTGATGGCCCTGAGGCCCGGGCAGACGTGGAAGCCTCTGCCG GGGGCACTCGTGCCCAAATCCCAAGACCGCGGCAAGCCCCGGACCGGGAAGGACATCGCTCAagtcacctttgacctttacAAGCTGAGCCCGAAGGACATGTTTGGCTCCCTGAGTGTGAAGGCCACCTTTCAGGGCCTGTACTCCGTCAGCGCCGATTTTCAGTGTCTTGGACCCAAGAAAGTGATCAG GGAGGTGCTGCGTTTGGCCTCCACgctcctgcaggctgctggacaCCTCCTGATCACCTCCGCCTCCATGATCCGCCGCGTCATCGAAGGCGCCGAGCTGTGGCAGCCGCAGAGAGCCGAGTACACCGCCACCTGGAACTGA
- the nedd8 gene encoding NEDD8 — MLIKVKTLTGKEIEIDIEPTDKVERIKERVEEKEGIPPQQQRLIYSGKQMNDEKTAADYKIQGGSVLHLVLALRGGCLLHCPTSAKAAL; from the exons ATGCTGATTAAAGTGAAG acTCTGACTGGCAAAGAGATAGAGATCGACATCGAGCCCACAGATAAG GTGGAGCGCATcaaggagagggtggaggagaaagaggggatccctccacagcagcagaggctcaTCTACAGTGGGAAACAGAT GAACGACGAGAAGACAGCAGCAGATTATAAAATCCAGGGAGGCTCTGTTTTGCACCTGGTGCTGGCCCTGAGAGGAGGATGTTTGCTCCACTGCCCCACAAGCGCCAAGGCTGCGTTGTAG
- the homezb gene encoding homeobox and leucine zipper encoding b — translation MSQSSAVVLPVLTVQKTFVWVRSEQIDLQVVGAAELQEAFDAFPYPTSQEMAALAQRCSLHPDQVNVWFMTQRLRYGISWENEDIRNPKSGSCSPLTHRNAKTLRRMSMMRTAFLQCQYPDPERYSQLAEDIGISRKLLVQWFNNVRCYIKKSKPRWMSVKQHRQVLAAVRYRQYMSIFQSYQHVSGVAQEDQGLFRGRK, via the exons ATGAGTCAGAGCAGCGCGGTGGTTCTCCCCGTGCTCACCGTGCAGAAGACGTTCGTGTGGGTGCGCTCGGAGCAGATCGACCTGCAGGTGGTCGGcgcggcggagctgcaggaggcctTCGACGCGTTCCCGTACCCGACGAGCCAAGAGATGGCCGCGCTGGCCCAGCGCTGCTCCTTGCACCCGGACCAAGTCAACGTGTGGTTCATGACTCAGAGGCTGCGCTACGGCATCAGCTGGGAAAATGAAGACATCCGCAAC CCAAAGTCCGGCTCATGCAGTCCTCTGACCCACCGCAACGCCAAGACGCTGAGGCGCATGTCAATGATGCGGACGGCCTTCCTGCAGTGCCAGTACCCGGACCCCGAGCGCTACAGCCAGCTGGCGGAGGACATCGGCATCTCCCGCAAGCTCCTGGTGCAGTGGTTCAACAACGTGCGCTGCTACATCAAGAAGTCGAAGCCCCGCTGGATGAGCGTGAAGCAGCACAGGCAGGTGCTGGCCGCAGTCCGGTATCGGCAGTACATGAGCATCTTTCAGAGCTACCAGCACGTCAGCGGGGTCGCTCAAGAGGATCAGGGGCTGTTCAGAGGAAGGAAGTGA